The Schistocerca serialis cubense isolate TAMUIC-IGC-003099 chromosome 10, iqSchSeri2.2, whole genome shotgun sequence genome includes a region encoding these proteins:
- the LOC126424842 gene encoding cuticle protein 16.5-like: MNRFLVISCAVLLLLGSAAAQREELEPEAEARPQAAAPAQDTEPVEQPGVRPRDKRGFLAAAAAPLAYPAAAAYTFPAAAYAAPAAYAAAPAVAAPLVAKAAFAAPAAYAAAPAVAAPLVAKAAFAAPAAYAAPAAYAAAPAVAAPLVAKAAFAAPAAYAAPAAYAAPAAYTAAPAVAAPLVAKAAFAAPAAYAAAPAVAAPLVAKAAFAAPAAYAAAPAVAAPLVAKAAFTAPAAYAAPAAYAAAPAFAHYAYYG, encoded by the coding sequence GTGATCTCTTGcgccgtgctgctgctgctgggcagCGCCGCCGCCCAGAGGGAGGAGCTGGAGCCGGAGGCGGAGGCCCGCCCCCAGGCCGCCGCCCCCGCGCAGGACACGGAGCCCGTCGAGCAGCCGGGAGTCCGCCCCCGCGACAAGCGCGGCTtcctcgctgccgccgccgcccccctcGCCTACCCCGCAGCCGCCGCCTACACCTTCCCGGCCgcggcctacgccgcccccgccgcgtACGCTGCTGCCCCTGCGGTCGCCGCCCCTCTGGTGGCTAAGGCAGCCTTCGCCGCCCCCGCAGCCTATGCCGCCGCCCCCGCAGTCGCCGCTCCGTTGGTTGCCAAGGCCGCCTTCGCCGCCCCtgccgcctacgccgcccccgccgcctacgCCGCCGCTCCGGCGGTCGCTGCTCCGCTGGTGGCCAAGGCCGCCTTCGCCGCCCCCGCAGCCTATGCGGCGCCcgccgcctacgccgcccccgctgccTACACCGCAGCCCCCGCAGTCGCTGCTCCACTAGTAGCGAAGGCAGCCTTCGCCGCCCCTGCCGCCTACGCCGCAGCGCCTGCAGTGGCGGCCCCCTTGGTTGCCAAGGCAGCcttcgccgcccccgccgcctacgCTGCAGCCCCCGCAGTAGCCGCTCCACTGGTGGCTAAGGCCGCCTTCACCGCCCCCgcagcctacgccgcccccgctgccTACGCGGCTGCTCCCGCGTTCGCACACTATGCCTACTACGGCTAG